The region GTTTTAATACTCACTAATTCTTAATTTCTTTAACTTTTTTGGTACTTGTACCGAGGAAAGAAAGAAGGCTCCGCCCTGAACCCATTATAAATTCAATTCATTTCTAAAGGCCCAATATAACTCGATTTAGAAATTGTTAGCTTAATTACCAAATTTTATTTGTAAATCTATCTTAAATAAATACATTTTCTCCACCTATTTACAAGTATATAATAAAGCTATTTATATTATTACAAACTATTAAAAATTATATCATAAAATAATTGAAAAGGCGAAGAAACTGATGTTAATAATTGAAAAAAATGATATAATTTAAAATAGCTTTGATTTATACGATGAGAGGAGGCTTATTTAGTGCAAAATAAAGGAGAAAAAGACCTTAAAAATTTGGAATCAGAGCAAATATCTATTCAATTTAATGAAAAATTAGAATCTTTTAAAAGAGAATTAGAACAATGTAAGAATTCACTTGAAAATTTGGAACAGAATACATTAAAACTAAATAGTAATTTAAACAAACTCGCAAAATATTGCAAAACTTTATTTTGGCTTCTTTTAGGTTTGATTGGTTGTGGAATTGTCTTTTTAACAATAACGCCTCCTGTTGTAATAGGGCTTTGGATAATTTTTGCTACCTTCATTATAATTATAGCAATTTTTTATTATTTAATAAAGCTGACTTTTAAAAAATTTGATTAAATAGGTCCTTTATAAAAAAATTTTCAAAAAATGTCTTGAATTTATAACGAGTTGAGGGCGAAGCCCTTACCCCTACATCGGTACAAGTATGAAAAAAAGTCAATAAAATTCAAAATTAATATAGATTGGAATTGTGAAGTTATTTGGGTAAATAATTCAAATTTAAAACATAAATATACATATTTTAAAAATATCTAAAGACGGTATTGATTGAATAGGGTCTTTAGAAATGAATATCTTCAAAAGTATGCATTTGAATTTATAACGGGTCCAGTGCAGAGCCCTCTTCCTTTCCTCGGTACAAGTACGAAAAAAGTTAAAGAAATTAGGAATTAGTAAGGATTAGAACTAATGAGGCCTTTTATAAAAATCAATTCTAAAACATATATAATAAGAATTTTGGAATTTCTAAAGTGAGTATTTGGTTGAATATAGGGAGGGATATAGTTGAATAAAGAAGACGCTCTAATACTTCTTAAACAATACATAAAAACAGATACTCTTATATCTCATTGTTTAGCTGTAGGAGCAATAATGAAAGAATTAGCTTATAAACTAAATAAAGAACCAGAAAAATGGGAAATAACAGGTATATTACATGATCTAGATTACGAAATGACTAAAAACAATCCGGATATTCATGCACTAAAAACTGTTGAAATTCTTGATGATATGGTAGATCAAGACATAAAAGATGCTATTTTAGCACATAATGAAAAAAAGACACTCCAGAAAGATATAGAAATAGCTTTATATAGTGCTGATCAACTTTCCGGCTTAATAACTGCGGCAGCGTTAGTTAGGCCTAATAAAGATATAAGCGGCTTGTCGGTTAAATCTTTAAAGAAAAAATATAAAGATAAAGCTTTTGCACGAAGTGTTGAAAGAGATAAGATTAATGAAATTACGAAACTAGGTATTTCATTAGATGATTTTTTTGAATTGGCTATAAAAGGAATGGCAACAATAGAAAATGAATTAAACTTAAACAGCAAGTCTTAATAGCTGCTTTCATCCTTTTCATCATCTTTTGAAACTTTATTAAGTTCATTAAGTTTTTCTAATCTAAGGTTTACCAAAGTAAAAAAAGAAACACTCACTACACCAAAAGTGGTGAAAATCCAAATAATTAGAATCATCCAAAAATATTTTTCTACAAAAAAGTAGAACAGAGTAATAATTAATGCAGAGATGGCAAAATAATATATTAAAAAATAAATTATCCTTTTTAATTCTTTGGTTATTTTTTTCATGTCTAAAGAAATGTACCTCCTAAAACAGCTGTATTTATATTCTATTTCTCATTTTTTTAAAAAAGCTTCAAGTGCAATTCTGAGTAACTACAGTTTTCATTTTTTAATATACCTACTTCTCTATAGCAAAAAAGAATAATGTAAAGGCAGGTGACGTTTTATACAAGCTTTATTAAGTATCTTACCTCAACCTCATTATGACAAAATTTATAAGATATGGGATGATCTTGAAACAAAATTTGGAATAAAATGGGTAAAAAACAACATTTCTATTCCTCACTTAACTTGGAATGTTGCAGAAAATTATAATATTGAAAATTTCACTGAAGTAATTAAAACTTCTATAAAAACTCTAAATTCAATAACCATAAAAACTCAAGGTTTGGGGCTATTCACTGGAGATAAGATTACTTTATATCTTCCTATAAAACCCACAAAAGAGTTATTAGA is a window of Defluviitoga tunisiensis DNA encoding:
- a CDS encoding HD domain-containing protein; its protein translation is MNKEDALILLKQYIKTDTLISHCLAVGAIMKELAYKLNKEPEKWEITGILHDLDYEMTKNNPDIHALKTVEILDDMVDQDIKDAILAHNEKKTLQKDIEIALYSADQLSGLITAAALVRPNKDISGLSVKSLKKKYKDKAFARSVERDKINEITKLGISLDDFFELAIKGMATIENELNLNSKS